The Pseudomonadota bacterium genome contains a region encoding:
- a CDS encoding cob(I)yrinic acid a,c-diamide adenosyltransferase, with protein sequence MTPRIYTRTGDSGTTSLADGARVGKDEPRIAAYGAIDEANAFVGAARAFSDDPRLDELLSFLQHRLYNCSSNVACSSPANAATSVSDDDVAAVERAIDELEERSGAIRGFVLPGGGRAAALLHAARTVCRRAELSLWALAEEEEVSENVLKFVNRASDLLFAAARCSNHAEGPGDVLWDKDAPFPS encoded by the coding sequence ATGACACCCAGGATCTACACGCGGACCGGCGACAGCGGCACGACCTCGCTCGCGGACGGCGCGCGCGTCGGGAAGGACGAGCCGCGCATCGCGGCGTACGGGGCGATCGACGAGGCGAACGCCTTCGTGGGCGCGGCCCGCGCCTTCTCGGACGACCCGCGGCTCGACGAGCTCCTCTCCTTCCTGCAGCACCGGCTCTACAACTGCTCGTCCAACGTCGCGTGCTCGAGCCCGGCGAACGCGGCCACCTCCGTCTCCGACGACGACGTCGCCGCCGTCGAGCGCGCCATCGACGAGCTCGAGGAGCGGAGCGGCGCGATCCGCGGGTTCGTGCTCCCGGGCGGCGGCCGCGCCGCGGCGTTGCTGCACGCCGCGCGTACCGTGTGCAGGCGCGCGGAGCTGAGCCTCTGGGCGCTCGCAGAGGAGGAGGAGGTTTCGGAGAACGTCCTCAAGTTCGTCAACCGCGCGTCGGATCTGCTCTTCGCGGCCGCGCGCTGCTCGAACCACGCAGAAGGCCCCGGCGACGTCCTGTGGGACAAGGACGCGCCTTTCCCTAGTTGA
- a CDS encoding outer membrane lipoprotein carrier protein LolA: MTARRHTDVLLAALIAALVLTAARAPAAQPPAAPDRLSADFTMERKLVVLSDTISSSGRLVLGGPGRMRFEMTAPSRSILVIDGDKGWIRYPDMGVTKSFDLGADPVMRVLSEHLLVLTSGDFAKAAAYYAVAGGASPSEKRLVPRQAEIKALFSEIRVAIGTNGVVSWVELVSAGGDTTRLVFKNVKINPPVDASLFDKP, translated from the coding sequence ATGACCGCGCGCAGACACACCGACGTCCTCCTCGCGGCGCTTATCGCGGCGCTCGTCCTCACCGCGGCGCGCGCACCCGCCGCGCAGCCGCCCGCGGCGCCGGATCGTCTCAGCGCGGACTTCACGATGGAGCGCAAGCTCGTCGTGCTCTCCGACACGATCTCGTCCTCCGGCCGGCTCGTGCTCGGCGGCCCCGGCCGCATGCGCTTCGAGATGACAGCGCCGTCGCGCTCCATCCTGGTCATCGACGGCGACAAGGGGTGGATCCGCTACCCGGACATGGGCGTGACGAAGAGCTTCGATCTCGGCGCGGACCCCGTCATGCGCGTCCTCTCCGAGCACCTGCTCGTCCTCACGTCGGGCGACTTCGCCAAGGCCGCGGCGTACTACGCGGTCGCAGGCGGTGCCAGTCCGAGCGAGAAGCGGCTCGTGCCGAGGCAGGCCGAGATCAAGGCGCTGTTCTCCGAGATCCGGGTCGCGATCGGGACGAACGGGGTCGTCTCCTGGGTCGAGCTCGTCTCCGCCGGCGGCGACACGACCCGGCTCGTGTTCAAGAACGTGAAAATCAACCCGCCCGTCGACGCCTCCCTGTTCGACAAACCGTGA
- a CDS encoding response regulator: MQDEEQKDESRQKMLTEVGRLCRRIAELERELDDQRELTRMMRRELEKNAETTSSSTRKSMVEQLRKGQKMESLGLLAGGVAHDMNNVLGAIMSLASVLREEMSPDDKRYRDVEDILSATRRGRDLTRNLLGFAREGKYVKDMISLNDVAQEAHALLSRTTPRRIVWLLEFDDEIPPVEGDFGQIAHAVMNVCINATEAMPDGGELVVTTRKVYLGLSELEQWPKLAPGTYVMIKVRDTGRGMDEETRRHAFEPFFSTKPRDEGTGLGLSMVYGTITNHGGMVTIDSAPGRGTSVSIYLPRARSASVELRGDEADAEALTEGTILLVDDEELVRRSARRVLEKIGYRVLEAENGAAAVELVASEKERISLVLLDVIMPVMDGEEALRRIRQIDPDVPVLVSSGYSREGKVDELLRNGACGFIEKPYDLAKLADYVQFSKRG; encoded by the coding sequence ATGCAGGACGAAGAGCAGAAGGACGAGTCGCGGCAGAAGATGCTGACCGAGGTCGGCCGCCTGTGCCGGCGCATCGCCGAGCTCGAGCGCGAGCTCGACGATCAGCGCGAGCTGACGCGCATGATGCGCCGCGAGCTCGAGAAGAACGCCGAGACGACCTCGAGCAGCACGCGGAAGAGCATGGTCGAGCAGCTCCGCAAGGGACAGAAGATGGAGTCGCTCGGGCTCTTGGCCGGAGGCGTGGCGCACGACATGAACAACGTCCTCGGCGCGATCATGAGCCTCGCGTCGGTCCTGCGCGAGGAGATGAGCCCGGACGACAAGCGGTACCGCGACGTCGAGGACATCCTCAGCGCGACGCGGCGGGGACGCGATCTGACCCGGAACCTCCTCGGCTTCGCCCGCGAGGGGAAGTACGTGAAGGACATGATCTCCCTCAACGACGTCGCGCAGGAGGCGCACGCGCTCCTGTCCCGAACGACGCCGCGGCGGATCGTGTGGCTGCTCGAGTTCGACGACGAGATCCCGCCCGTCGAGGGGGACTTCGGCCAGATCGCCCACGCCGTGATGAACGTTTGCATCAACGCCACCGAGGCGATGCCCGACGGGGGCGAGCTCGTGGTGACGACGCGCAAGGTCTACCTCGGGCTTTCGGAGCTCGAGCAGTGGCCGAAGCTCGCGCCCGGGACCTACGTCATGATCAAGGTGCGGGACACGGGAAGGGGCATGGACGAGGAGACGAGGCGCCACGCCTTCGAGCCGTTCTTCTCGACCAAGCCGCGCGACGAGGGCACGGGGCTCGGGCTGTCCATGGTCTACGGCACGATCACGAACCACGGCGGCATGGTGACGATCGACAGCGCCCCGGGGCGGGGGACGTCGGTCTCCATCTACCTGCCGCGCGCCCGCTCGGCGAGCGTCGAGCTGCGCGGCGACGAGGCCGACGCCGAGGCGCTGACGGAGGGGACGATCCTGCTCGTCGACGACGAGGAGCTCGTGCGGCGCTCGGCGCGGCGCGTGCTCGAGAAGATCGGCTACCGCGTGCTCGAGGCCGAGAACGGCGCGGCGGCGGTCGAGCTCGTCGCGTCGGAGAAGGAGCGCATCTCGCTCGTCCTCCTCGACGTGATCATGCCGGTCATGGACGGCGAAGAGGCGCTGCGGCGCATCCGGCAGATCGATCCCGACGTCCCGGTCCTCGTCTCCTCCGGCTACTCCCGGGAGGGCAAGGTCGACGAGCTCCTGCGGAACGGCGCCTGCGGCTTCATCGAGAAGCCGTACGATCTCGCCAAGCTCGCCGATTACGTGCAGTTTTCGAAGCGCGGTTGA
- a CDS encoding DUF4080 domain-containing protein, giving the protein MTDIVLVAANARYGHTALGPRCLLANLGDLRPRTALLEVTIDDRPADVAERILASSPRVVGMSTFVWSVQLLTEIASILRQVAPDLRLVVGGPEVICPGDLPPLAALADVVVHGEADLAFADVARRLLAAAPVPHLVAAEPPDLAAVALPYGEYTDADLAQRTIYVEASRGCPNGCEFCLSSVAPGARRFPEERVLAAVESLWERGARRFKFVDRSVEHGVTTGLLDFFLERAGEGAFVHLEIFPGAIPPPLLERIASFPAGAVQLEAGVQSLSDAVASRVGRRQDGARVEAAIRGLVEGTRTHVHADLIAGLPGEGFEGIAESFDRLRRTGVHEIQIGVLKRLRGARIARHDAAYGMAYRETPPYDVLSTSAVDFAAMQRLKRAARVHDLVCNSGRFPKTSALLLDAPSPFRALVGFADFLHARVGAPVGIALPRLAALLFEHLTEFCGLPKGDVADAIADDTCGATRRRLPGAIREHVTRWPAEAAPAGSDARIGAPRRQRRHARGRPGGSGARS; this is encoded by the coding sequence ATGACGGACATCGTCCTCGTGGCGGCGAACGCGCGGTACGGGCACACGGCCCTCGGGCCGCGCTGCCTGCTCGCCAACCTCGGGGACCTGCGACCGCGAACCGCGCTCCTCGAGGTGACGATCGACGATCGCCCGGCGGACGTCGCGGAGCGGATCCTGGCGTCCTCTCCGCGCGTCGTCGGGATGTCGACGTTCGTGTGGAGCGTCCAGCTGCTCACGGAGATCGCGTCGATCCTCCGGCAGGTGGCGCCGGATCTTCGCCTGGTGGTCGGCGGGCCGGAGGTGATCTGCCCGGGCGATCTGCCGCCGCTCGCGGCGCTCGCGGACGTGGTCGTGCACGGCGAGGCGGATCTCGCGTTCGCGGACGTGGCGCGCCGCCTGCTGGCCGCGGCGCCTGTCCCGCACCTCGTCGCCGCCGAGCCGCCCGACCTCGCGGCCGTCGCTCTCCCGTACGGCGAGTACACCGACGCGGATCTCGCGCAGCGAACGATCTATGTTGAAGCCTCGCGCGGCTGCCCGAACGGCTGCGAGTTCTGCCTCTCGAGCGTCGCTCCGGGCGCGCGCCGGTTCCCGGAGGAGCGCGTGCTCGCGGCGGTGGAGTCGCTGTGGGAGCGCGGCGCACGTCGGTTCAAGTTCGTCGACAGATCGGTGGAGCACGGGGTGACGACGGGGCTCCTCGACTTCTTCCTCGAGAGGGCGGGGGAGGGCGCCTTCGTCCACCTCGAGATCTTCCCCGGCGCGATCCCGCCGCCGCTGCTCGAGCGGATCGCCAGTTTCCCGGCGGGCGCCGTGCAGCTCGAGGCGGGAGTCCAGAGCCTTTCCGACGCGGTGGCGTCCCGCGTCGGGCGCCGCCAGGACGGCGCGCGCGTCGAGGCCGCGATCCGGGGGCTCGTGGAGGGGACACGCACCCACGTCCACGCGGATCTCATCGCCGGCCTCCCGGGCGAGGGGTTCGAGGGGATCGCGGAGAGCTTCGATCGCCTGCGCCGGACGGGCGTCCACGAGATCCAGATCGGCGTGCTCAAGCGGCTGCGCGGCGCCCGCATCGCGCGGCACGATGCGGCGTACGGGATGGCCTACCGCGAGACGCCGCCCTACGACGTCCTCAGTACCTCGGCGGTCGACTTTGCGGCCATGCAGCGCCTGAAGCGCGCCGCGCGCGTTCACGATCTCGTGTGCAACAGCGGCCGCTTTCCGAAGACCTCCGCGTTGCTGCTCGACGCGCCGTCGCCGTTTCGCGCCCTCGTCGGGTTCGCGGACTTCCTGCACGCGCGCGTCGGGGCGCCCGTCGGGATCGCGCTGCCACGGCTCGCGGCGCTCCTCTTCGAGCATCTCACGGAGTTTTGCGGGCTCCCGAAGGGCGACGTCGCGGACGCGATCGCCGACGACACCTGCGGCGCGACCCGGCGCAGGCTGCCGGGCGCGATCCGGGAGCACGTCACGCGCTGGCCTGCCGAGGCGGCGCCCGCGGGATCGGACGCACGGATCGGCGCCCCGAGGCGGCAGCGTCGGCACGCGCGCGGGAGACCAGGAGGATCCGGCGCGCGCAGCTGA
- a CDS encoding DUF2147 domain-containing protein — translation MARRHLIDRRALIAPAALVALLVTFGTGAQAPAASAKHDADPTSPVGFWITVDDKTGDPRSVIRIWKKSARLYGTIVKLIDPRGGNPNPRCYRCPGALRGKHVVGMTIINGLAQDGGEWSGGTIIDPESGKTYKMYIQVINGGKKLKVRGYLGIALLGRTQYWIRAR, via the coding sequence ATGGCCCGACGCCACCTCATCGACCGCCGCGCCCTCATCGCGCCCGCGGCGCTCGTCGCTCTTCTCGTCACGTTCGGCACCGGCGCGCAGGCGCCCGCCGCCTCCGCAAAACACGACGCCGATCCGACGTCGCCCGTCGGCTTCTGGATCACGGTGGACGACAAGACCGGCGATCCGAGATCCGTCATCCGCATCTGGAAGAAGAGCGCGAGGCTCTACGGCACCATCGTCAAGCTGATCGACCCCAGGGGCGGGAACCCGAACCCCCGCTGCTACAGGTGCCCGGGCGCTCTGCGGGGCAAGCACGTCGTGGGCATGACGATCATCAACGGGCTCGCGCAGGACGGCGGCGAGTGGAGCGGCGGCACGATCATCGACCCCGAGTCGGGCAAGACCTACAAGATGTACATCCAAGTGATCAACGGCGGGAAGAAGCTGAAGGTGCGCGGCTACCTCGGCATCGCGCTCCTCGGACGCACGCAGTACTGGATCCGCGCCCGGTGA
- a CDS encoding serine/threonine protein kinase, with the protein MSSDLIGKVLDRKYRIVRVIGVGGMGTVYEAEHIVISRRVALKILAPEFVSRPETVERFFREAKAASAIGHPNIIDIYDVGREEDDTVYIVMELLKGISLADCIDCEKRLEPTAAAAVAAQVLSALRAAHEKGIVHRDLKSDNVFLAVDSRDRQEVKLLDFGIAKVGTTGTHGLGLTRDGDVVGTPYYLSPEQARGARDVDARIDIWGVGVILYEMLTGSLPYTGENYNEVLGKILLEAPKPILELVPELPAELVAIVEKAMQKDRDLRYGSAAAMLEDLTPFIESSSTESMSTVVFKTMKGIPVTPMPGSRMLLFSTPGSGVRRRSDPLAHTSDIPEEERAILDGMSRKRRKRMLVPLALVVVFGVLVAGVTLALFAGGSDGAEAKPAGAVANGWNAADAAAPAIEESVTIELRGLPAGARVLVDGEPATPPVSHPKTSAAGHFEISAEGYVTLDLVVVFDKNQAIDVALKALEVEKAGEAVQADSAPKPEEKKSGGKSGKKKGKKGGWESNPFD; encoded by the coding sequence ATGAGCAGTGACCTCATAGGCAAGGTCCTCGACCGCAAGTACCGCATCGTCCGGGTCATCGGCGTCGGCGGCATGGGCACGGTCTACGAGGCCGAGCACATCGTGATCTCGCGGCGCGTCGCGCTCAAGATCCTGGCGCCCGAGTTCGTCTCCAGGCCCGAGACCGTGGAGCGCTTCTTCCGCGAGGCGAAGGCCGCGAGCGCGATCGGGCACCCGAACATCATCGACATCTACGACGTCGGCCGCGAGGAGGACGACACCGTCTACATCGTGATGGAGCTGCTCAAGGGGATCAGCCTCGCGGACTGCATCGACTGCGAGAAGCGGCTCGAGCCCACGGCCGCGGCGGCGGTCGCGGCGCAGGTCCTGTCGGCGCTCCGGGCGGCGCACGAGAAGGGGATCGTGCACCGCGACCTCAAGTCGGACAACGTGTTCCTGGCCGTGGACTCGCGCGATCGGCAGGAGGTCAAGCTGCTCGACTTCGGCATCGCGAAGGTCGGCACCACCGGCACGCACGGGCTCGGGCTGACGCGCGACGGCGACGTCGTGGGGACGCCGTACTACCTCTCGCCGGAGCAGGCCCGGGGCGCGCGCGACGTGGACGCGCGCATCGACATCTGGGGCGTGGGGGTCATCCTCTACGAGATGCTCACCGGCTCCCTCCCGTACACCGGCGAGAACTACAACGAGGTGCTCGGCAAGATCCTGCTCGAGGCGCCGAAGCCGATACTGGAGCTCGTCCCGGAGCTCCCGGCGGAGCTCGTCGCGATCGTCGAGAAGGCGATGCAGAAGGATCGCGACCTGCGCTACGGGAGCGCCGCGGCGATGCTCGAGGATCTGACACCGTTCATCGAGAGCTCCTCGACCGAGAGCATGAGCACCGTCGTCTTCAAGACGATGAAGGGGATCCCGGTCACGCCGATGCCCGGCTCGCGGATGCTGCTCTTCTCGACCCCGGGGAGCGGCGTCCGACGCCGGAGCGACCCACTGGCGCACACCTCGGACATCCCCGAGGAGGAGCGCGCGATCCTCGACGGGATGTCCCGGAAGCGCAGGAAGCGCATGCTCGTGCCCCTGGCGCTCGTGGTCGTGTTCGGCGTGCTCGTGGCCGGCGTGACGCTCGCGCTGTTCGCCGGCGGCTCGGACGGAGCGGAGGCGAAGCCGGCCGGCGCGGTCGCCAACGGGTGGAACGCCGCGGACGCCGCGGCCCCGGCGATCGAGGAGAGCGTCACGATCGAGCTGCGCGGCCTGCCCGCAGGCGCCCGGGTGCTCGTCGACGGAGAGCCGGCGACGCCGCCCGTATCGCACCCCAAGACCAGCGCGGCCGGCCACTTCGAAATATCGGCCGAGGGCTACGTCACGCTGGACCTCGTCGTCGTTTTCGACAAGAATCAGGCGATCGACGTGGCGCTCAAGGCGCTCGAGGTCGAGAAGGCCGGCGAGGCCGTGCAGGCGGACTCGGCACCGAAACCCGAAGAGAAGAAGAGCGGCGGCAAGAGTGGAAAGAAGAAGGGCAAGAAGGGCGGCTGGGAGTCGAACCCGTTCGACTGA
- a CDS encoding CapA family protein, translated as MHGACRRLGLVAALVVAAALSCSREVAKPVHRTGIVAYAGDTVLARHMNHYVTEHGTKAPLAGIRGLLAGADAAVVNLESILASGGGMTGKPGGYACHFRGRPELVEVLTEAGVDVALTANNHTSDYGPVALLEQLRILRSAGIAPIGSGKDLDEATAPVFEKVGDAVVGFIGVHSTSVRGVAGPNSAGVNFVRTNRDVENSIARIRDQVSRARRYANVVLLVVHWGAPDSNPVPTKELVAFAHRVVKETGVDGILGSSSHVMRGVEVVDGRPIVYDAGNLLVDWPARGGNSRWVHQTAIMLLHVDRRGVRKLEAIPIRLGQCEAMLANPTDAVVAGQILDRLQQLSLPFGTAFRREDDRMTLVFERPPPPAPKKRFRFPVPPPATLPDPSSYARPLATSVPPTAIPARYVFENGLTLLGYELPETVAPDHGLNITAYWTAAEPILESYYFDYQVRCAEPPAAPGKGEKHRKDTPGAKAGVVKCGATWKDPHQPGDWMYPTSRWRVGEIVVDRFFVRRPPTSGAGPHDVFVRVYRGNTPLRVASPLESAGADEIALGRILVEE; from the coding sequence ATGCACGGCGCGTGCAGGCGGCTCGGTCTGGTGGCGGCGCTCGTGGTCGCCGCGGCCCTCTCGTGCTCGCGAGAGGTCGCGAAGCCTGTCCACCGAACCGGGATCGTGGCCTATGCCGGCGACACCGTGCTCGCCAGGCACATGAACCACTACGTGACGGAACACGGCACGAAGGCACCGCTGGCCGGCATTCGAGGCCTCCTGGCCGGCGCGGACGCGGCGGTGGTCAACCTCGAGTCCATCCTCGCGTCCGGTGGGGGCATGACGGGCAAGCCAGGCGGCTACGCCTGCCACTTCAGAGGTCGGCCCGAGCTCGTGGAGGTGCTGACCGAGGCGGGGGTCGACGTCGCGCTCACCGCCAACAACCACACCTCGGACTACGGGCCGGTCGCGCTGCTCGAGCAGCTCCGGATCCTGCGCAGCGCCGGCATCGCGCCCATCGGCTCGGGCAAGGACCTCGACGAGGCCACGGCGCCGGTATTCGAGAAGGTCGGGGACGCAGTGGTGGGCTTCATCGGCGTCCACTCGACCTCTGTGCGCGGCGTCGCTGGACCGAACAGCGCCGGCGTGAACTTCGTGCGCACCAACAGAGATGTGGAGAATTCGATTGCGCGAATTCGCGACCAGGTGAGTCGTGCGCGTCGCTACGCCAACGTCGTTCTCCTCGTCGTCCACTGGGGGGCGCCCGACTCGAACCCCGTACCGACGAAGGAGCTGGTGGCGTTCGCCCACAGGGTCGTCAAGGAGACCGGCGTCGATGGCATCCTCGGATCGAGCTCGCACGTCATGAGGGGTGTCGAGGTGGTGGACGGAAGGCCGATCGTCTACGATGCGGGCAACTTACTGGTCGACTGGCCGGCAAGAGGTGGAAACAGCCGCTGGGTCCATCAAACCGCGATCATGCTCCTGCACGTCGACAGGCGCGGGGTTCGCAAGCTGGAGGCGATCCCGATCCGGCTCGGCCAGTGCGAGGCGATGCTCGCGAATCCAACGGACGCGGTGGTCGCAGGGCAAATCCTCGACAGGCTGCAGCAGCTCTCCCTGCCGTTCGGCACGGCGTTCCGGCGCGAGGACGACCGGATGACGCTCGTGTTCGAACGCCCTCCGCCGCCAGCGCCGAAGAAGCGGTTCCGCTTCCCGGTTCCGCCACCCGCGACGCTGCCCGACCCGAGCTCCTACGCACGCCCCTTGGCGACCAGCGTTCCGCCGACCGCGATCCCGGCGCGGTATGTGTTCGAGAACGGGTTGACGTTGCTCGGATACGAGCTGCCCGAGACGGTCGCCCCGGACCACGGGTTGAACATTACTGCCTACTGGACCGCCGCCGAACCGATCCTCGAGTCCTACTATTTCGACTACCAGGTGCGATGCGCCGAGCCCCCGGCGGCGCCGGGCAAGGGGGAAAAGCACAGGAAGGACACGCCTGGCGCGAAGGCCGGTGTGGTGAAGTGCGGGGCGACGTGGAAGGATCCCCACCAACCCGGCGACTGGATGTACCCGACGAGCAGGTGGCGGGTGGGCGAGATCGTCGTGGATCGGTTCTTCGTGCGGCGCCCCCCCACGAGTGGCGCCGGTCCTCACGACGTCTTCGTGCGGGTCTACCGCGGCAACACCCCGCTGCGCGTGGCTTCGCCACTCGAGTCGGCCGGGGCGGACGAGATCGCCCTCGGCCGGATCCTCGTCGAGGAGTAA
- a CDS encoding SagB/ThcOx family dehydrogenase yields the protein MRTCPITAALAAALALACARTGGKAVTADGEPIAPKTTQETAPGVGAPLPPFDPAKPVALLPPRLGWDAPLMHALEARRSTRSFASDPLDLRTLSDLLWAATGVNRAAAGQRTAPTARDRRDLDVYAATAGGLYRYAPESHALLPISSEDVRAATGVQEFAAIAPLGLVYVSDLAKIAGDAREDRLLFAGAHAGFVSQNVYLYCAAAGLATVVRAYVDKPSLAAAMGLGPDQMIVLAQTVGHPGPAAPEGGH from the coding sequence ATGCGGACCTGCCCGATCACCGCCGCGCTCGCCGCGGCGCTCGCTCTCGCGTGCGCGAGGACCGGAGGGAAAGCCGTGACGGCCGACGGAGAACCGATCGCCCCGAAGACGACCCAGGAGACCGCCCCCGGCGTCGGCGCGCCCCTGCCGCCGTTCGACCCCGCGAAGCCCGTCGCCCTGCTGCCCCCTCGGCTCGGCTGGGACGCCCCGCTCATGCATGCGCTGGAGGCGCGCCGTTCGACCCGGAGCTTCGCGTCCGATCCGCTCGACCTGCGGACCCTGTCGGACCTCCTCTGGGCGGCGACCGGCGTCAACCGCGCCGCGGCGGGCCAGCGCACGGCGCCCACGGCCCGGGACAGGCGCGATCTCGACGTCTACGCCGCCACCGCCGGCGGCCTCTACCGCTACGCCCCCGAGAGTCACGCGCTCCTGCCGATCTCCTCCGAGGACGTGCGGGCCGCGACCGGCGTGCAGGAGTTCGCCGCGATCGCCCCGCTCGGCCTCGTCTACGTTTCCGATCTCGCGAAGATCGCCGGCGACGCACGCGAGGATCGGCTCCTGTTCGCGGGCGCCCACGCCGGGTTCGTGTCGCAAAACGTTTACCTCTACTGCGCTGCGGCCGGGCTCGCGACCGTGGTCCGCGCGTACGTCGACAAGCCGAGCCTCGCCGCGGCCATGGGCCTCGGGCCGGATCAGATGATCGTCCTCGCCCAGACCGTCGGGCACCCCGGCCCGGCGGCGCCGGAGGGCGGCCACTGA
- a CDS encoding CAP domain-containing protein, whose amino-acid sequence MRFALAVAAAAALWTVGCKGEQVAPFDGGTDGDSDTDTDADTDADAGDPAEECHPSAEGWPPEWAALEGQLVGLVNEARAAGAECGDAGVFEATAPLAMEPHLRCAARVHSLDMGERNYFSHDSPDGPLGEDEFERVMNAGYEGFALGENIAAGYSTAEGAFDRWMSSGEHCAKLMNPAATETGVGFAAVDGSDWTNYWTQNLGTP is encoded by the coding sequence ATGAGATTCGCTTTGGCGGTTGCGGCGGCGGCGGCGCTCTGGACGGTCGGCTGCAAGGGCGAGCAGGTCGCGCCGTTCGACGGGGGGACGGACGGGGATTCCGACACGGACACGGACGCCGATACGGACGCCGACGCGGGGGATCCCGCCGAGGAGTGCCACCCGTCGGCCGAGGGCTGGCCGCCAGAATGGGCCGCGCTCGAGGGTCAGCTCGTGGGCCTCGTGAACGAGGCGCGCGCAGCGGGGGCCGAGTGCGGAGACGCGGGCGTGTTCGAGGCGACGGCGCCGCTCGCCATGGAGCCGCACTTGCGGTGTGCGGCGCGCGTGCACAGCCTCGACATGGGCGAGCGGAACTACTTCAGCCACGACAGCCCGGACGGGCCGCTCGGCGAGGACGAGTTCGAGAGGGTCATGAACGCCGGGTACGAAGGGTTCGCGCTCGGCGAGAACATCGCTGCGGGCTACTCGACCGCGGAGGGCGCGTTCGATCGCTGGATGAGCTCGGGCGAACACTGCGCCAAGCTGATGAACCCGGCCGCGACCGAGACGGGCGTCGGCTTCGCCGCGGTCGACGGCAGCGACTGGACGAACTACTGGACCCAGAACCTCGGCACCCCGTGA
- a CDS encoding DUF817 domain-containing protein, giving the protein MTHPTRAAIFSRAALRDGVAELWAFGLKNALSCAFPAFVFGMLAVTKTAGALPLPRYDILFLSCVAFQALMVALRLETFDELKVICVFHLLGLGLELFKVHAGSWSYPEPATCSVGGVPLFSGFMYASVASYMIQAWRRLDLALVGWPRPRVVVPLGAAIYGNFFAHHALPDMRWALAAIVVAATWRTEIRFQAIRGRVRVMRAPIAFLCIGLFVWLAENIATFFGAWVYPHQQGEWSPVHLMKLSSWALLVIVTFLIVAELRRLKDGKFN; this is encoded by the coding sequence GTGACCCACCCGACCAGAGCGGCGATCTTCTCGCGCGCGGCCCTCCGCGACGGCGTCGCCGAGCTCTGGGCGTTCGGCCTGAAGAACGCCCTCTCGTGCGCCTTCCCGGCCTTCGTGTTCGGCATGCTCGCGGTAACGAAGACGGCCGGGGCGCTCCCCCTCCCGAGGTACGACATCCTGTTCCTGTCTTGTGTGGCGTTCCAGGCGCTGATGGTCGCGCTGCGCCTCGAGACGTTCGACGAGCTCAAGGTGATCTGCGTCTTCCACCTGCTCGGGCTCGGGCTCGAGCTGTTCAAGGTGCACGCCGGATCGTGGAGCTACCCGGAACCGGCGACGTGCTCTGTCGGCGGCGTGCCGCTCTTCTCCGGCTTCATGTACGCGTCGGTCGCGAGCTACATGATCCAGGCCTGGCGCCGCCTCGATCTCGCGCTCGTCGGCTGGCCCCGACCGCGCGTCGTAGTCCCGCTCGGCGCCGCGATCTACGGGAACTTCTTCGCGCACCACGCGCTGCCCGACATGCGCTGGGCGCTCGCCGCGATCGTCGTGGCCGCCACCTGGCGGACGGAGATCCGGTTCCAAGCGATCCGCGGCCGCGTGCGGGTGATGCGCGCGCCGATCGCGTTCCTCTGCATCGGGCTGTTCGTCTGGCTCGCCGAGAACATCGCGACGTTCTTCGGCGCCTGGGTCTACCCGCACCAGCAGGGCGAGTGGAGCCCGGTGCACCTCATGAAGCTGAGCTCGTGGGCGCTCCTCGTCATCGTCACGTTCCTCATCGTCGCGGAGCTGCGGAGGCTGAAGGACGGGAAATTCAACTAG